A window from Salvia miltiorrhiza cultivar Shanhuang (shh) chromosome 2, IMPLAD_Smil_shh, whole genome shotgun sequence encodes these proteins:
- the LOC131007932 gene encoding LRR receptor-like serine/threonine-protein kinase FLS2, whose amino-acid sequence MFGQLPKLEYLSLRNNSFIGSIPKSLSNLTNLRSLDLSSNSLSGEIPKELVRLQSLQYLAVEYNHLFGAIPSAIFNISTLASIGLTGNELSGSLPTDICSNLVEIHLSFNRLSGAIPTNLSQLGTLSLSYNSFSGQIPSKIGFLTSLQELYLGGNNLNGTLPHEISNLQSLIIFGAEDNQIGGSIPLNIFMNMTSLQGLLLGRNKFMGSLPRGVGNITMLTTLDLTENYLTGLIPTSFEQLYRLEILLLQSNILSGLVPHELFNISTLRVLSLAQNAVSGVLPTHLCRASPFLERLYLGSNSISGAIPNSISNCSQLTFLALGGNKFTGYIPTDLGNLRLLQLLELFGNSLTQPPSTSVLSFITPLTKCKFLTYLSVSDNPLYGVLPAAVGNLSSLLQGFFASGCKLSGNIPVEIGNLSSLVELRLDDNGLSGNIPLTTKHQHELQGLDLSNNMLGGSIPHAICDLFSLNTLVISQNQFSGPIPKCLGNVSSLRNIFLDSNMLNSSIPSSFWSLKDLICLDLSSNSLIGFLPQEISNLGAAIYINLSTNQLSGSIPSTIEKLQNLVNLSLANNRLEGSIPMTVKSMINLVTLDLSYNNLSGSIPKSLETLQHINYFNVSFNNLSGEIPNGGSFRNFTIDSFKGNEALCGIPKFHVRICPAVSNHESKRQKVKRALFIVLGAVAFISVVFVAFIIARYKRKDKTTREVDEMISIVPERISYYELLQATEQFSESNLLGTGSSCLVYRGVLNNGKDIAVKVFNMQLEGISRRFDVECEILRSIRHRNLTSVISSCSNEEFKALVLEYMPKGNLEKWLYSHNYYLNLMQRLNIMIDVASALEYLHHGYSTPIVHNDLKPSNVLLDEDMVAHVSDFGIAKLLCDGDSFVLTNTLATLGYIAPEYGLEGLVSTRCDVYTYGVMLIETFTRKRPSDDMFCGDLTLKSWVELSLPEMLGEVIDANLLMNLEEEEFDKNLQCVSSILKLALKCSANSPQDRINMKETSAELQKIKRRFSQ is encoded by the exons ATGTTTGGTCAGTTACCAAAATTAGAGTACTTGTCTTTGCGCAACAATAGCTTCATAGGTTCCATTCCAAAATCTCTCTCAAACCTAACAAACCTACGATCTCTTGACTTATCTTCCAATTCTCTAAGTGGAGAGATTCCAAAAGAGTTGGTGAGACTTCAAAGTCTACAGTATTTGGCGGTTGAATACAATCATCTCTTCGGTGCAATACCATCAGCCATATTCAACATATCGACCCTTGCATCTATAGGTTTGACAGGCAATGAATTGAGTGGAAGTCTTCCAACAGACATTTGCAGTAATCTTGTGGAGATTCATCTTTCTTTCAATCGGCTGAGCGGTGCGATCCCAACAAATCTATCCCAACTTGGGACTTTGTCGCTCTCTTACAACTCTTTTAGTGGGCAGATACCTTCAAAAATCGGCTTCTTAACATCTCTTCAGGAGTTATATCTCGGTGGTAACAATTTGAATG GCACATTACCACATGAGATTAGTAATCTTCAGAGCCTAATCATTTTTGGTGCTGAAGACAATCAGATTGGGGGCTCAATTCCTTTGaatattttcatgaatatgACTTCTCTGCAAGGCTTACTACTCGGCCGCAACAAATTCATGGGAAGTCTTCCCAGGGGTGTCGGGAATATTACAATGCTAACAACCTTAGACCTCACCGAAAACTACTTGACAG GCCTTATTCCCACAAGTTTTGAGCAACTTTACCGACTGGAGATATTACTATTACAGTCAAACATCTTGAGTGGTTTGGTTCCACATGagctctttaacatttcaactctTCGGGTTCTTTCACTTGCTCAGAATGCTGTGTCAGGGGTTCTTCCAACCCATTTATGTCGTGCCTCTCCCTTTCTTGAAAGACTGTATCTTGGCAGTAATTCAATCAGTGGAGCAATACCTAACTCTATCTCTAACTGTTCTCAACTCACATTTCTCGCCCTTGGTGGAAACAAATTCACTGGTTATATACCTACTGATCTCGGCAACCTAAGACTTCTCCAACTTCTTGAACTTTTCGGCAACAGTCTTACCCAGCCACCGTCCACTTCAGTATTGAGCTTCATTACTCCATTGACAAAATGCAAGTTTCTTACTTATTTGTCAGTTTCTGATAATCCTTTATATGGCGTCCTTCCAGCTGCTGTCGGGAATTTATCTTCCCTGCTTCAAGGATTCTTCGCCTCCGGCTGCAAACTCAGTGGCAACATTCCTGTTGAAATAGGCAATCTAAGCAGCTTGGTGGAATTGAGGTTAGACGACAATGGGTTATCCGGTAATATTCCACTTACTACCAAACATCAGCATGAGCTTCAAGGATTAGATCTGTCTAATAACATGTTGGGAGGCTCCATTCCACATGCTATATGTGATTTATTCAGCCTCAATACTTTAGTTATAAGCCAAAATCAATTTTCCGGCCCAATTCCTAAATGTCTGGGAAATGTCTCTTCTTTAAGAAATATTTTTCTAGACTCCAACATGCTGAATTCAAGCATACCTTCAAGCTTCTGGAGCCTTAAAGATTTGATATGTCTTGATTTGTCATCTAATTCATTGATTGGGTTTTTACCTCAAGAAATAAGTAACTTAGGAGCAGCAATCTATATAAACCTTTCGACGAATCAATTGTCAGGGTCTATTCCAAGTACTATTGAGAAGTTGCAGAATTTGGTAAATTTGTCTTTGGCAAATAATAGGTTAGAAGGTTCTATTCCTATGACTGTGAAAAGTATGATCAATCTAGTTACTCTTGACTTATCCTACAACAACCTGTCCGGTTCAATTCCAAAGTCTTTAGAAACACTTCAACACATCAACTACTTTAATGTTTCTTTCAACAatttaagtggagaaattcctaatGGTGGctcttttagaaacttcactaTAGATTCTTTTAAGGGTAATGAGGCATTGTGTGGAATTCCCAAGTTCCATGTACGGATTTGCCCTGCAGTTTCTAATCATGAATCAAAGAGGCAGAAAGTGAAAAGAGCTTTGTTTATTGTTTTGGGGGCTGTGGCTTTTATCTCAGTTGTTTTTGTGGCCTTTATAATTGCCAGATACAAAAGGAAAGATAAGACAACTAGAGAAGTTGATGAGATGATATCTATTGTGCCAGAAAGAATATCTTATTATGAACTGTTACAAGCAACAGAACAATTCAGTGAAAGTAATTTACTTGGCACTGGGAGTTCTTGCTTAGTTTATAGAGGAGTTCTTAACAATGGGAAGGATATTGCCGTTAAGGTGTTTAATATGCAGTTAGAAGGTATTTCAAGAAGATTTGATGTTGAATGTGAGATACTACGTAGCATCCGACACAGGAATCTGACCAGTGTCATAAGCAGTTGCTCCAATGAAGAGTTCAAGGCATTAGTACTTGAATATATGCCAAAGGGAAACCTTGAAAAATGGTTATATTCTCACAACTATTACTTGAATCTGATGCaaagattgaatataatgattGATGTTGCATCTGCTTTGGAGTATCTTCACCATGGTTATTCAACGCCTATTGTCCACAACGACTTGAAGCCTAGTAATGTGTTGTTAGATGAAGACATGGTTGCCCATGTAAGCGATTTTGGTATAGCAAAGTTGTTGTGCGATGGAGATAGCTTTGTGTTAACCAACACGCTAGCAACATTGGGTTACATTGCTCCAG AGTATGGTTTGGAAGGGCTAGTTTCGACAAGATGTGATGTGTATACTTACGgggtgatgttgattgaaactTTTACGAGAAAAAGGCCTAGTGATGATATGTTTTGTGGAGATTTGACCTTAAAGAGTTGGGTAGAACTCTCACTTCCAGAGATGTTGGGTGAAGTGATAGATGCCAACTTGTTAATGAATTTGGAGGAAGAAGAGTTTGACAAGAATCTGCAATGTGTATCATCTATACTTAAACTGGCTTTGAAATGCTCTGCCAACTCTCCACAAGATAGAATCAACATGAAAGAAACAAGTGCAGAATTGCAGAAAATCAAACGTCGATTTTCCCAATGA